Proteins encoded by one window of Gemmatimonas aurantiaca:
- a CDS encoding carboxypeptidase-like regulatory domain-containing protein, producing the protein MTMVLATGAVCAPQRAAAQTLSGTVTTVDGGRAAGPSVLVVLDEQQIERARVVVNAGSRFAVPLPAGRYRLRVLRVGFAPFDAGSITLPEAGTTVSIRWQGVPVALPQVITRERQNCDLTRAQGATLAVVWEQIGTALGVTNDAPATPREFERYAFVRRLDADGRVVRGITQQRTRGTSINSYRAWDADSLALHGYLHEDETGSTFYAPTASTLISPSFLRTHCFELVDRPDGNRDRLIVRFEPASPRDRVVDIAGSFWVDRRTARLDSVQFRYVGLPAFVSETQARGSVHFAQLSDGSWFIPQWTLRMPRIGARERRSSDNLRRTTFALEERAVAEVQEEGGVVLAAETPGTPPYHAVLPTLRMRFDRRAEWFSAARVSVKGTDIDTPIDSAGRTVIPVPQGRYDVVLRFPFGRAEGAGDIVPWALATAVATRTDTGDDRLRTPTGDQLLKHLCGAEPARLRQAAVWGIVTDSLGKPIPGAAVSAKWVSSVRLPTTKRGDRLSATTHEAQSVTGPTGHFILCGVPRAQFVVEAVAGDPREPWEGVTRPVLDDDSRFEAAGRVVVKPRLAGK; encoded by the coding sequence ATGACAATGGTATTGGCGACGGGCGCCGTGTGTGCTCCACAGCGCGCGGCCGCGCAGACATTGTCCGGCACCGTGACCACTGTCGACGGGGGACGCGCCGCCGGGCCATCGGTGTTGGTGGTGCTCGATGAACAGCAGATCGAGCGGGCACGCGTGGTGGTGAACGCGGGCAGCCGTTTCGCGGTGCCACTGCCGGCGGGGCGCTATCGGCTGCGTGTCTTGCGCGTGGGATTCGCGCCCTTCGATGCCGGGTCGATCACGCTCCCCGAGGCCGGCACCACCGTGTCGATCCGATGGCAGGGCGTGCCGGTGGCACTGCCCCAGGTCATCACCCGCGAACGGCAGAACTGCGATCTCACACGCGCACAGGGCGCCACACTGGCCGTGGTCTGGGAGCAGATCGGCACGGCACTCGGCGTCACGAACGACGCACCAGCCACGCCGCGGGAATTCGAACGCTACGCCTTCGTGCGCCGTCTCGATGCGGATGGGCGCGTGGTGCGGGGCATCACGCAGCAACGCACACGTGGCACGTCCATCAACAGCTATCGCGCGTGGGACGCCGACAGTCTGGCGCTGCATGGATATCTGCACGAAGACGAAACGGGCAGCACATTCTACGCGCCCACGGCCAGCACCCTGATCTCCCCGTCGTTTCTGCGCACCCACTGTTTCGAGCTCGTCGATCGGCCCGATGGCAATCGTGATCGACTGATCGTGCGGTTCGAACCGGCGTCTCCACGCGACCGTGTGGTGGACATTGCCGGCAGCTTCTGGGTGGACCGTCGCACCGCGCGTCTCGACAGTGTGCAGTTCCGCTATGTCGGACTGCCGGCGTTCGTCTCCGAAACCCAGGCCCGGGGTAGTGTGCATTTCGCGCAATTGTCCGATGGAAGTTGGTTCATTCCGCAGTGGACGCTGCGCATGCCGCGGATCGGGGCCCGGGAACGTCGCAGCAGCGACAATCTGCGGCGTACCACGTTTGCTCTCGAAGAACGGGCGGTTGCCGAAGTGCAGGAGGAGGGCGGAGTGGTGCTGGCCGCGGAGACACCCGGTACACCGCCCTATCACGCCGTGCTGCCCACGCTGCGCATGCGATTCGATCGCCGCGCCGAATGGTTTTCCGCGGCCCGTGTGTCGGTGAAGGGCACGGATATCGATACGCCCATCGACAGCGCGGGCCGCACGGTGATTCCGGTGCCGCAGGGGCGGTATGATGTCGTGCTCCGTTTCCCCTTTGGTCGTGCCGAGGGGGCAGGAGACATCGTGCCCTGGGCGTTGGCCACCGCCGTCGCGACCCGTACCGATACCGGCGACGACCGGTTGCGCACGCCTACGGGTGACCAGCTGCTGAAGCACCTCTGCGGCGCCGAACCGGCCCGCCTGCGTCAGGCGGCCGTCTGGGGCATCGTGACGGACTCGCTGGGCAAGCCCATTCCGGGCGCCGCAGTCTCGGCCAAGTGGGTGAGCAGTGTCCGGCTGCCCACCACCAAACGCGGCGACCGACTCTCGGCCACCACTCACGAGGCGCAATCGGTCACGGGTCCGACGGGACACTTCATCCTCTGCGGTGTCCCGCGGGCACAGTTCGTGGTAGAAGCGGTGGCCGGGGACCCGCGCGAGCCCTGGGAGGGGGTGACGAGGCCGGTACTCGACGACGACAGTCGTTTCGAGGCCGCCGGCCGCGTGGTGGTGAAGCCGCGGCTGGCGGGGAAGTGA
- a CDS encoding M23 family metallopeptidase, which yields MTVTRTLLVAAGCLGIGAAVIALGRPVVEERPAAEVLAAGPRVSSRWRTMVDTVRKGEALSVALQRAGVSPDEAAQALQAASAIDSRRIRAGTQITTRVEPDSGTSEIIFQLAIDRIVRLTRAEPGSRAWVEKEELLPWQTDTVVVGGVVNATLTEAIAAGAEAFPERVRVELAYALADILEYRVDLSRDLKKGDSVRVLVERQVAPNGLVRPGNIIAARLKVDGRSVETMRFAQGTRVSYFDGEGKSMRAAFLRAPLAFRRISSVFGQRRHPILGIMRGHQGTDYAAAAGTPVRALGDGRVVFVGWKGGYGRVIEIRHTNGYVTRYGHLQGFASGIKAGVSVPISRTIGYVGASGLATGPHLHFEVLVGGQHRDPRVALRNVTGEPLAAAQRAEFAALKARLFAQLDAAIPSIAVRSDGARITGD from the coding sequence TTGACCGTCACGCGTACGCTGCTCGTTGCCGCTGGGTGTCTGGGGATCGGAGCGGCGGTCATCGCGCTGGGACGTCCCGTCGTCGAAGAGCGCCCCGCTGCTGAAGTGCTGGCCGCGGGGCCTCGTGTCTCCTCCCGGTGGCGCACCATGGTCGACACGGTGCGCAAGGGCGAGGCGCTCTCGGTCGCGTTGCAACGCGCCGGTGTCTCGCCCGATGAAGCTGCGCAGGCCCTGCAGGCCGCTTCGGCCATCGATTCCCGCCGCATCCGTGCGGGCACCCAGATCACGACGCGGGTGGAGCCCGATTCGGGCACGTCGGAGATCATCTTCCAGCTGGCCATCGATCGCATCGTCCGGCTGACGCGTGCGGAGCCTGGTTCCCGGGCCTGGGTCGAGAAAGAAGAATTGCTCCCCTGGCAGACCGATACGGTCGTCGTGGGCGGTGTGGTCAATGCCACGCTCACCGAAGCCATTGCCGCCGGTGCCGAAGCCTTCCCCGAGCGCGTGCGTGTGGAGCTGGCGTACGCGCTGGCCGACATCCTCGAATATCGCGTCGATCTGAGCCGCGATCTCAAGAAGGGCGATTCGGTGCGTGTGCTCGTGGAGCGGCAGGTGGCTCCCAATGGACTGGTGCGGCCCGGCAACATCATTGCCGCACGTCTCAAGGTGGATGGCCGCTCGGTCGAGACCATGCGATTCGCGCAGGGCACGCGAGTGTCCTACTTCGATGGCGAAGGAAAGTCCATGCGCGCGGCCTTCCTGCGCGCCCCACTGGCCTTCCGGCGCATCTCCAGCGTGTTCGGACAGCGGCGGCATCCCATTCTCGGCATCATGCGCGGGCATCAGGGCACGGACTACGCGGCTGCCGCCGGTACGCCGGTGCGGGCGCTCGGCGATGGCCGCGTGGTCTTTGTCGGCTGGAAGGGCGGATATGGACGCGTCATCGAGATCCGGCACACCAACGGGTACGTGACGCGTTATGGGCATCTCCAAGGGTTTGCCAGTGGGATCAAGGCCGGTGTGTCCGTGCCCATTTCACGCACCATCGGATATGTCGGCGCCTCCGGCCTCGCCACCGGCCCGCATCTGCACTTCGAAGTGCTGGTGGGCGGACAGCATCGTGATCCGCGGGTGGCTCTGCGCAATGTGACCGGCGAGCCGCTGGCCGCTGCGCAGCGGGCGGAGTTTGCCGCCCTCAAGGCGCGTCTGTTCGCGCAACTCGACGCGGCGATCCCCAGCATCGCCGTCCGGAGCGATGGAGCGCGCATCACTGGCGATTGA
- the ftsY gene encoding signal recognition particle-docking protein FtsY, with translation MSRLFRRKDDVPKRSLWQRVKDLVRTDVTVLFKGVDEGSLEALETLLIESDFGVPTSLALVAEVERRHKRGEVKTEAEFRQALADGVANALRTGNADPRMAVAPSGPTVLLVIGVNGAGKTTFIGKLAAQYRAQGKRVLVGAADTFRAGAIDQLRVWAERAGAEFVGGLPGSDPASVAFDAVDAGIARNVDLIIVDTAGRLHTSDDLMTELRKIHRVIGKRMPSAPHEILLVLDGTIGQNALSQARTFSKAVPVTGVVVTKLDGTAKGGIVVAVHEALDVPIKFVGVGEQVGDLEPFDADVYAQELVEA, from the coding sequence GTGTCTCGCCTTTTTCGCCGCAAGGATGACGTTCCCAAACGTTCGCTCTGGCAACGTGTCAAAGATCTGGTCCGCACCGATGTCACGGTATTGTTCAAAGGCGTCGACGAGGGCTCGCTCGAAGCGCTCGAAACGCTGCTGATCGAATCCGATTTTGGCGTGCCGACGTCGCTGGCGCTCGTGGCCGAGGTGGAACGTCGGCACAAGCGCGGCGAGGTGAAGACGGAGGCGGAATTCCGTCAGGCGCTGGCTGACGGGGTGGCCAATGCGTTGCGCACCGGCAATGCCGATCCGCGGATGGCCGTGGCCCCCTCGGGGCCGACGGTGCTGCTGGTCATCGGTGTGAATGGTGCGGGCAAGACCACCTTCATCGGCAAACTGGCGGCGCAGTATCGCGCGCAGGGCAAGCGGGTGCTGGTGGGAGCGGCCGATACGTTCCGCGCCGGCGCGATCGATCAGTTGCGGGTGTGGGCCGAACGCGCCGGTGCGGAGTTCGTGGGCGGACTGCCCGGATCGGATCCCGCCTCGGTGGCGTTCGATGCCGTGGATGCCGGCATCGCGCGCAATGTCGATCTCATCATCGTCGACACGGCGGGACGTCTGCACACAAGTGACGATCTGATGACGGAGCTGCGCAAGATTCATCGGGTCATCGGCAAGCGCATGCCGTCGGCACCGCATGAGATTCTGCTGGTGCTGGACGGCACGATCGGGCAGAACGCGCTGTCACAGGCCCGCACGTTCTCCAAGGCCGTGCCGGTGACCGGCGTGGTGGTCACCAAACTCGATGGCACGGCCAAGGGCGGAATCGTCGTGGCGGTGCACGAAGCACTCGATGTGCCGATCAAGTTCGTCGGCGTGGGCGAGCAGGTGGGGGATCTCGAACCGTTCGACGCCGACGTGTACGCGCAGGAACTGGTCGAGGCCTGA
- the ftsZ gene encoding cell division protein FtsZ: protein MPAVLAALDYQRFRTARERCDFHPVPPKPRMELPRMTFEFEESASQNARMKVVGVGGGGGNAVNRMIEEHLEGVEFISVNTDAQALMNSKADVKIQIGKKLTRGLGAGARPEIGRQAIEENREDTKRVLGNADLVFVTCGMGGGTGTGAAPVICQLAREAGALTVGIVTRPFLFEGRKRMRQAEEGIAEMRKHVDTMIIVPNERLLAVVGKGIPFHEALKKADEVLLHATQGISVLISETGLVNVDFADVRTVMQNGGSALMGTGIGRGENRASEAAQQAIASPLLDNVSVSGATGVLVNITGGEDLTLGEVHQINDIVHDAVGDEAEIIFGAVHEPAMMGEIRVTVIATGFDRIVQGGHVAGHGSSQSTFAPSAGAPSAASSHAAAAHKAPSVLPFPARERPTVRPPVQPPARPAWEGAAPRPPRVQPPAASSSAELDDMEIPTFIRRQMD from the coding sequence ATGCCGGCGGTGCTCGCGGCACTCGACTACCAGCGTTTCCGTACCGCCCGGGAGCGTTGCGACTTTCACCCCGTGCCGCCAAAGCCCCGTATGGAGCTCCCCCGGATGACCTTCGAGTTCGAAGAGAGCGCTTCCCAGAACGCCCGCATGAAAGTGGTGGGTGTGGGAGGCGGCGGCGGTAACGCCGTGAACCGCATGATCGAGGAGCACCTCGAGGGTGTGGAGTTCATCTCGGTGAACACCGATGCGCAGGCGCTGATGAACTCCAAGGCCGATGTGAAGATCCAGATCGGCAAGAAGCTCACGCGCGGCCTCGGGGCCGGTGCGCGGCCGGAGATCGGACGCCAGGCCATCGAAGAGAATCGCGAGGACACCAAGCGTGTCCTGGGCAACGCCGACCTCGTGTTCGTCACCTGCGGCATGGGTGGTGGCACCGGGACCGGCGCCGCGCCGGTCATCTGCCAGCTCGCCCGCGAAGCCGGCGCGCTCACCGTCGGCATCGTGACCCGCCCCTTCCTGTTCGAAGGCCGCAAGCGCATGCGGCAGGCGGAAGAGGGCATCGCCGAGATGCGCAAGCACGTGGACACGATGATCATCGTGCCCAACGAGCGGCTGCTGGCGGTGGTGGGCAAGGGCATCCCGTTCCACGAAGCCCTCAAGAAGGCCGACGAAGTGCTGCTGCACGCCACGCAGGGCATCTCGGTGCTCATCTCCGAGACCGGCCTCGTGAACGTCGACTTCGCCGACGTGCGCACCGTCATGCAGAACGGGGGCTCGGCGCTCATGGGCACCGGCATCGGCCGCGGGGAGAACCGGGCCAGCGAAGCCGCGCAGCAGGCCATCGCCTCGCCGCTGCTGGACAACGTATCGGTGTCGGGCGCCACGGGCGTGCTGGTCAACATCACCGGCGGCGAGGACCTCACGCTGGGTGAAGTGCACCAGATCAATGACATCGTGCACGATGCCGTGGGTGACGAAGCCGAAATCATCTTCGGTGCGGTGCACGAGCCGGCCATGATGGGCGAGATCCGGGTGACGGTCATCGCCACCGGGTTCGACCGGATCGTCCAGGGTGGACATGTCGCCGGTCACGGGTCGTCCCAGAGCACATTTGCCCCTTCCGCTGGCGCGCCATCGGCCGCATCTTCTCATGCTGCGGCTGCCCACAAGGCGCCGTCGGTGCTCCCCTTCCCGGCCCGCGAACGACCCACGGTCCGGCCTCCGGTGCAGCCGCCGGCGCGTCCCGCCTGGGAGGGGGCCGCACCCCGCCCGCCACGGGTTCAGCCGCCAGCCGCATCGTCCAGCGCTGAACTCGACGACATGGAAATCCCGACGTTCATACGGAGACAGATGGATTGA
- a CDS encoding 5'/3'-nucleotidase SurE, translated as MIRWVIAIALGLLTAWLAYGRGRGVGAGSSSRTSAWGLAVLRMLAVTIVAALMLGAPSGRARPLPPLLAIDASASWRRAVGDESTAVRGWRQRLVDSVMPTVGADAPLVLVGDSLRDGTRDDLTHWVPGDMASRVRPAVDRAASMGRALVLVTDGELDDADVLTEAPAGSRVVTMADVAGSAARRDVAMADLSVPASATAADTISVSATLVAGGTATPDGTMAVLLDGAEVATVPVPALAPYASTRVTAGVTMPRGARIVLLQSVVRVAADAEPRNDTLTVAIDVGDRPTAVFVSTSPDLDVREVLTVLRGALDVPTRAYLRVAPNVWRVEGTLAPISEAEVRARAAAAGMLILHGDTSWMSPRAAPGVSTGSATVTSAAARALWVPAPPTLVARAGELTRTAEWYVAGAPASPLMSALVALPFDSLPPITLAGPATGANAAANAGTSSGTVDAVLTARLGKRGDPVAAIAAREERGTRAVIISGSGYAGWALRGGRPKEAFTALWGAIFDWVAAGRGDARAARPVAGLVRAGDPVSWRRGGADTLVAATISRRVAGSPSAARARDSITLAFASRSFETTSSTLPPGVYDVETRGGPSVLVVNASREWVPRAPAVTAGPASRTASASDAPRLVDSGWPFVLALLLLCAEWIGRRVTGQR; from the coding sequence GTGATTCGCTGGGTCATCGCCATCGCCTTGGGTCTTCTGACCGCGTGGCTCGCCTATGGGCGGGGCCGCGGTGTCGGAGCGGGTTCGTCATCGCGCACGAGCGCATGGGGACTCGCGGTCCTGCGCATGCTGGCGGTGACCATCGTGGCCGCGTTGATGCTCGGGGCACCGTCGGGACGCGCGCGTCCCTTGCCACCACTGCTGGCCATCGATGCCTCGGCGTCGTGGCGACGGGCCGTGGGTGACGAGAGCACGGCCGTGCGAGGATGGCGTCAGCGACTCGTCGACAGCGTGATGCCGACCGTTGGTGCCGACGCGCCGCTCGTGCTGGTCGGCGACTCACTGCGCGACGGGACACGCGACGATCTCACGCACTGGGTGCCCGGCGATATGGCATCGCGTGTGCGTCCCGCCGTCGACCGCGCGGCATCGATGGGACGGGCGCTCGTGCTGGTCACCGATGGTGAACTCGATGATGCGGACGTACTGACGGAAGCGCCGGCCGGTTCGCGCGTGGTGACCATGGCCGATGTGGCAGGCAGCGCGGCGCGACGCGACGTCGCGATGGCGGATCTGTCGGTGCCGGCGTCGGCCACGGCGGCAGATACGATATCGGTGTCGGCGACGTTGGTGGCCGGTGGTACGGCCACGCCCGATGGCACCATGGCCGTGCTGCTCGATGGCGCCGAAGTCGCGACCGTACCGGTGCCCGCGCTGGCGCCGTATGCCAGCACGCGCGTCACGGCGGGGGTGACGATGCCTCGCGGTGCCCGCATCGTGTTGTTGCAATCGGTGGTGCGTGTGGCCGCTGACGCCGAACCGCGCAACGATACGCTCACCGTGGCCATCGATGTGGGTGACCGCCCCACGGCGGTGTTCGTGTCCACCTCGCCCGACCTCGATGTGCGCGAGGTGCTCACAGTGTTGCGCGGTGCCTTGGACGTGCCGACGCGTGCGTATCTGCGGGTCGCTCCCAACGTGTGGCGCGTGGAAGGCACGTTGGCGCCCATCAGTGAAGCGGAGGTGCGGGCGCGCGCCGCCGCCGCGGGCATGCTCATTCTGCACGGCGACACCAGTTGGATGTCCCCACGTGCGGCCCCCGGCGTCTCGACGGGATCGGCGACGGTGACGTCGGCGGCGGCGCGCGCCCTGTGGGTGCCAGCGCCACCGACGCTGGTCGCGCGCGCGGGTGAACTCACGCGCACGGCCGAGTGGTATGTGGCCGGCGCCCCGGCGTCGCCGCTCATGTCGGCGCTGGTGGCATTGCCGTTCGACTCCCTGCCACCGATCACACTGGCCGGGCCGGCCACTGGCGCGAATGCCGCGGCGAATGCCGGTACATCGAGCGGCACCGTCGACGCCGTGCTCACGGCCCGCCTGGGCAAGCGTGGCGATCCGGTCGCTGCCATTGCCGCCCGTGAGGAGCGCGGTACCCGGGCAGTGATCATCTCCGGCTCGGGCTATGCCGGATGGGCGCTGCGGGGCGGGCGTCCGAAAGAGGCCTTCACGGCGCTGTGGGGAGCCATCTTCGACTGGGTCGCCGCCGGCCGTGGAGACGCGAGGGCTGCACGACCGGTGGCCGGTCTCGTACGCGCCGGTGACCCCGTGTCGTGGCGACGGGGTGGGGCGGACACGCTGGTGGCAGCCACGATTTCCCGTCGGGTCGCAGGCAGTCCCTCTGCCGCGCGCGCGCGTGATTCCATCACACTGGCGTTTGCGTCGCGCAGCTTCGAAACCACGTCGTCCACCTTGCCGCCCGGGGTGTACGATGTGGAGACGCGTGGCGGCCCAAGCGTGCTCGTGGTGAACGCCTCGCGCGAATGGGTGCCGCGTGCGCCGGCCGTCACCGCGGGGCCTGCTTCGCGCACCGCATCCGCGTCCGATGCCCCCCGCCTCGTCGATTCGGGCTGGCCGTTCGTGCTGGCGCTGTTGCTGTTGTGCGCCGAGTGGATCGGGCGTCGTGTGACGGGCCAGCGGTGA
- a CDS encoding M14 family zinc carboxypeptidase — MRRTARRLLTALALAPAFLPGHLSAQQSSLDTRDPNQKQDETYAKNYLEWLATPRHGSPLVDHLPVVPGVPTPRDVLGYHIGAPRQLTYYADQLKYYRALAAASPRVKIETIGTSDEGRELVVVWISSEANMAKLEQNRKNLAKIADPRGMSEAQVKTLLSQTKPHYHLMGGLHSGETGPSETLMELAYRLAVETSPIINQIRDQLYVSITPAADADGRDRNVDWFFRGLEAQQANTTPQAPSASAPGDTTRRPAAPPQGGPGAGGAVPYWGKYVYHDNNRDINIKLVQMRAIIDWYFTAYPPIMHDLHEAMPLMYTYTGGPPQNPNLDPILFAELPWFGNWEMAQMTKWGMPGVYTHAFMDGWSPGYLGSVAYNHNGLMKMYETQSGRDLDSTAMAKARAGQEVSAGGGPGGFGGGRGGPIPTGKGGGQDREWYRGNPIGFNDLATFTRRANANYMQSGVLSALQLASMFPQTVLENFYIKTKNSIDEGSTKAPYAFVLPLQKDMTRVAEMVNLLRIQRIEIGQATQPVKVGNVTYPAGSYIIKRNQPYGRLAKNLLEKQDYPDARLNTYDDSGWSMGFAMGVDVVEVADKSILDAPVTPVDKVVLKGTLKGASGSSIAVAHLGSNNMVTFRYLLRNVPMKVAQQSFAAGDTTYPAGSFIIDAKHASAVRRLVDSLGLTATMLPSAPSVTMHDADVPRIAIYTQWTGTQTLGWYRLTFDEFKIPYDLIYKERVVQGNLRRDYDVILIAEQNLSRQTVMQAPAARPVPYQQSAKYKFLGVYGSSPDITGGFGQKGVDAFQAFLEGGGTLIAVGESARLPIEFGWAGTVDKTPVPGLTAQRPLVEAEITRPEHPVFYGFGKTTIPVKYVGGTPFKVGIANENNVLARYVGGEKSVISGLMTGADSLKARPFAVDVPNAVKGKGRVIMFANNPVYRWQNHGEFGMIFNSIINWNDAGGAKEQKPTQPIVP, encoded by the coding sequence ATGCGACGAACCGCCCGACGCCTGTTGACGGCGCTCGCCCTCGCTCCGGCCTTCCTGCCGGGACACCTGTCCGCGCAGCAGTCCTCGCTCGACACGCGTGATCCCAACCAGAAGCAGGACGAGACCTACGCCAAGAACTACCTCGAGTGGCTCGCCACGCCCCGCCACGGCAGTCCGCTGGTGGATCACCTGCCGGTCGTGCCGGGGGTGCCCACGCCGCGTGATGTCCTGGGCTATCACATCGGCGCCCCGCGTCAGCTCACCTACTACGCCGATCAGCTCAAGTACTATCGGGCGCTCGCGGCCGCGTCGCCGCGTGTGAAGATCGAAACCATCGGCACCTCCGACGAAGGCCGCGAACTCGTGGTCGTCTGGATCTCGTCGGAAGCCAACATGGCGAAGCTCGAGCAGAACCGGAAAAATCTGGCGAAGATCGCCGATCCCCGCGGCATGAGCGAAGCGCAGGTGAAGACGCTGCTTTCGCAGACCAAGCCGCACTATCACCTCATGGGTGGTCTGCATTCGGGGGAGACCGGCCCGTCGGAAACGCTGATGGAGCTGGCGTACCGTCTCGCGGTCGAGACGTCGCCGATCATCAACCAGATCCGCGATCAGCTCTACGTGTCCATCACGCCGGCGGCCGACGCCGACGGACGTGACCGCAATGTGGACTGGTTCTTCCGCGGTCTCGAAGCCCAGCAGGCCAACACCACGCCGCAGGCGCCGAGTGCGTCGGCGCCGGGCGATACCACGCGCCGTCCGGCCGCGCCGCCGCAGGGTGGTCCGGGGGCCGGTGGCGCCGTGCCGTACTGGGGCAAGTACGTGTATCACGACAACAATCGCGACATCAACATCAAGCTGGTGCAGATGCGCGCGATCATCGATTGGTACTTCACCGCGTATCCGCCCATCATGCACGATCTGCATGAAGCGATGCCGCTGATGTACACGTACACGGGCGGTCCGCCGCAGAATCCCAACCTCGATCCCATTCTCTTCGCCGAACTGCCGTGGTTCGGCAACTGGGAAATGGCGCAGATGACGAAGTGGGGGATGCCCGGCGTCTACACGCACGCATTCATGGACGGCTGGTCGCCCGGCTACCTCGGCTCGGTGGCGTACAATCACAACGGCCTCATGAAGATGTACGAGACGCAGTCGGGCCGTGATCTCGACAGCACCGCCATGGCCAAGGCGCGCGCCGGTCAGGAAGTGAGCGCGGGTGGTGGCCCGGGTGGCTTCGGCGGAGGCCGCGGTGGTCCGATCCCCACCGGCAAGGGTGGTGGACAGGATCGTGAATGGTATCGCGGCAATCCGATCGGCTTCAACGATCTCGCGACATTCACGCGTCGTGCGAACGCCAACTACATGCAGTCGGGCGTGCTCTCCGCCCTGCAGCTCGCCAGCATGTTCCCGCAGACGGTGCTCGAGAACTTCTACATCAAGACGAAGAACAGCATCGACGAGGGCAGCACCAAGGCCCCCTACGCGTTCGTGCTGCCGTTGCAGAAGGACATGACGCGCGTGGCCGAGATGGTCAACCTGCTGCGCATCCAGCGCATCGAGATCGGTCAGGCCACGCAGCCGGTGAAGGTCGGCAACGTGACGTATCCCGCGGGTTCGTACATCATCAAGCGCAACCAGCCGTACGGCCGTCTGGCCAAGAACCTGCTCGAGAAGCAGGACTATCCCGACGCGCGGCTGAACACGTACGACGACAGCGGCTGGTCGATGGGCTTCGCGATGGGCGTGGACGTGGTCGAAGTGGCCGACAAGTCCATCCTCGACGCACCGGTCACGCCGGTGGACAAGGTCGTGCTCAAGGGAACGCTCAAGGGCGCGTCGGGTTCGAGCATCGCCGTCGCGCACCTCGGCTCGAACAACATGGTCACGTTCCGCTATCTGCTGCGCAATGTGCCCATGAAGGTGGCGCAGCAGAGTTTTGCCGCCGGTGACACCACGTATCCCGCCGGTTCGTTCATCATCGACGCGAAGCACGCCTCGGCGGTGCGCCGTCTGGTGGATTCGCTCGGACTCACCGCGACCATGCTGCCCAGCGCGCCGTCGGTGACGATGCACGATGCCGATGTGCCGCGCATCGCGATCTACACGCAGTGGACGGGAACCCAGACGCTGGGCTGGTACCGTCTCACGTTCGACGAGTTCAAGATCCCGTACGATCTGATCTACAAGGAACGCGTGGTGCAGGGCAATCTGCGTCGCGACTACGACGTGATCCTGATCGCCGAGCAGAATCTGTCGCGGCAGACGGTCATGCAGGCCCCGGCCGCACGGCCGGTGCCGTACCAGCAGAGTGCCAAGTACAAGTTCCTGGGTGTGTACGGATCGTCGCCCGACATCACCGGCGGTTTCGGTCAGAAGGGCGTGGATGCGTTCCAGGCCTTCCTCGAAGGCGGTGGCACGCTGATCGCGGTGGGTGAATCGGCGCGTCTGCCCATCGAATTCGGTTGGGCGGGAACGGTGGACAAGACGCCGGTGCCGGGTCTCACGGCGCAGCGTCCGCTGGTGGAAGCCGAGATCACGCGCCCCGAGCATCCCGTGTTCTACGGCTTCGGCAAGACGACCATCCCCGTGAAGTACGTGGGCGGCACACCGTTCAAGGTGGGCATCGCGAACGAGAACAACGTGCTGGCCCGCTACGTCGGTGGCGAGAAGTCGGTGATCTCCGGTCTGATGACCGGCGCCGATTCGCTCAAGGCGCGGCCGTTCGCCGTGGACGTGCCCAATGCCGTGAAGGGCAAGGGACGCGTGATCATGTTCGCGAACAATCCGGTGTACCGCTGGCAGAACCACGGCGAGTTCGGGATGATCTTCAACAGCATCATCAACTGGAACGACGCGGGTGGGGCGAAGGAACAGAAGCCGACGCAGCCGATCGTACCGTAA